The following are from one region of the Neosynechococcus sphagnicola sy1 genome:
- a CDS encoding DUF4327 family protein, with the protein MTKTGATSMVLHPMVKLQRQVRSLVDSKLIKSSDSLWKIALLYGDDWPHWKQELQDFGFAMQDPVSELLLVDTWEESDD; encoded by the coding sequence ATGACAAAAACTGGTGCCACCTCTATGGTGCTTCACCCAATGGTGAAACTCCAACGTCAAGTGCGATCGCTTGTTGATTCTAAACTGATTAAATCCAGCGACAGTCTCTGGAAAATTGCCCTCCTCTATGGGGATGACTGGCCCCACTGGAAGCAAGAACTCCAGGACTTTGGCTTTGCCATGCAGGATCCCGTGAGTGAGTTGCTCCTGGTTGACACCTGGGAAGAGAGCGACGACTAA
- a CDS encoding nucleotide sugar dehydrogenase: MADNLAPRLLEQIHQRTAKVGVIGLGYVGLPLAILAAKQGFPVLGFDIDIRKIEQLCRKESYIEHIPSAWLQQIDLQATDRMEKLAEVDIILLCVPTPLGDHREPNLSYVLNSTTAIAATLRPGQLILLESTTYPGTTNEEVLPILAAGGFQVGVDFFLGYSPEREDPGNSTFNTSVIPKVVSGITPTCLALTQAFYDQFVVKTVPVSSTQVAEATKILENTYRAVNIALVNELKVLFQRMGIDIWEVIQASSTKPFGFQPFYPGPGLGGHCIPIDPFYLTWKAHEYDLHTRFIELAGEINTAMPHYVLGQLTAALNQRCRSVNGAKILILGVAYKKNCGRSAGKPSPEVNRSAATTGRDRPVSRSPCSSVPGAFPVPPLEATIGAPG; encoded by the coding sequence GTGGCAGACAATTTAGCCCCCAGACTGCTTGAGCAAATTCATCAACGAACCGCAAAGGTCGGGGTAATTGGACTCGGTTATGTGGGCTTGCCGCTGGCAATTCTCGCTGCCAAACAAGGCTTCCCGGTTTTGGGCTTTGACATTGATATTCGTAAGATCGAGCAGCTCTGCCGCAAAGAATCCTATATCGAACACATTCCCTCGGCATGGCTGCAACAAATTGATCTGCAAGCCACGGATCGGATGGAAAAACTGGCAGAGGTCGATATTATTTTGCTCTGTGTCCCCACTCCCTTAGGGGATCACCGTGAGCCTAATTTAAGCTATGTGCTCAACTCAACCACGGCGATCGCTGCCACCCTCCGTCCTGGCCAACTCATTCTGCTGGAAAGCACCACCTATCCTGGCACCACCAATGAAGAGGTTCTGCCGATTTTGGCCGCAGGTGGCTTCCAGGTAGGAGTTGATTTTTTCCTGGGTTATTCACCCGAGCGGGAAGATCCCGGCAACTCAACCTTCAATACCTCGGTGATTCCCAAGGTTGTCTCCGGGATTACCCCCACCTGTCTCGCTCTCACCCAAGCATTCTACGATCAGTTTGTTGTCAAGACCGTGCCCGTTTCCTCGACTCAGGTGGCTGAAGCTACCAAAATTCTCGAGAATACCTATCGAGCGGTCAACATTGCCCTCGTCAATGAATTAAAAGTGTTATTTCAGCGCATGGGCATTGATATCTGGGAAGTGATCCAAGCCTCCAGTACCAAACCCTTTGGCTTTCAACCCTTTTATCCCGGCCCTGGCTTGGGCGGGCACTGCATCCCCATCGATCCGTTTTACCTAACCTGGAAAGCCCACGAGTACGACTTACACACCCGCTTCATTGAGCTGGCGGGGGAAATTAATACCGCCATGCCCCACTATGTTCTGGGGCAGTTAACCGCGGCATTGAATCAACGGTGTCGGTCTGTGAATGGGGCCAAGATTTTGATCTTAGGGGTTGCCTACAAAAAAAACTGTGGGCGATCAGCGGGAAAGCCCAGCCCTGAAGTTAATCGATCTGCTGCAACAACAGGGCGCGATCGTCCAGTATCACGATCCCCATGTTCCTCTGTGCCAGGGGCATTCCCGGTACCTCCACTTGAAGCTACAATCGGTGCCCCTGGATGA
- a CDS encoding UDP binding domain-containing protein, whose product MDLLQQQGAIVQYHDPHVPLCQGHSRYLHLKLQSVPLDEAVVSHSDATLIVTDHDAVNYSLVAAHSALIIDTRNALASRGIQGHQVIKA is encoded by the coding sequence ATCGATCTGCTGCAACAACAGGGCGCGATCGTCCAGTATCACGATCCCCATGTTCCTCTGTGCCAGGGGCATTCCCGGTACCTCCACTTGAAGCTACAATCGGTGCCCCTGGATGAAGCAGTGGTCAGTCACAGTGATGCCACCTTGATTGTCACCGATCATGATGCGGTGAACTATTCCCTAGTTGCGGCTCACAGTGCCTTGATCATTGACACTCGCAATGCCCTTGCTAGTCGGGGAATTCAAGGGCATCAGGTGATTAAAGCCTAG
- a CDS encoding adenosylhomocysteinase, with protein sequence MTATSLRSTPGQTYEVKDLSLAPQGKQRIEWAGREMPVLRQIQARFAQEKPFAGIRLIACCHVTTETAHLAIALKAGGADALLIASNPLSTQDDVAASLVTDYGIPVFALKGEDNDTYRRHVQIALDHRPNVIIDDGCDVVATLVQERQPQLVDLIGTTEETTTGIVRLRAMFRDGVLTFPAMNVNDADTKHVFLTIGMARGSPPWMGLFGQPMCC encoded by the coding sequence ATGACGGCAACCTCCCTCCGCTCCACTCCCGGGCAGACGTATGAAGTCAAGGATCTTTCCCTTGCTCCCCAGGGCAAACAACGCATCGAATGGGCCGGACGAGAGATGCCAGTTCTGCGTCAAATTCAAGCACGGTTTGCCCAAGAAAAGCCCTTTGCAGGCATTCGCTTGATTGCTTGCTGCCATGTGACCACTGAAACGGCTCATTTGGCGATCGCCCTCAAAGCAGGGGGGGCTGATGCCCTCTTAATTGCCAGTAATCCGCTTTCGACCCAGGATGATGTTGCGGCCAGCTTGGTCACGGATTACGGCATCCCTGTCTTTGCCCTCAAGGGAGAAGACAATGACACCTACCGTCGCCATGTGCAAATCGCCCTCGACCACCGCCCCAACGTCATCATCGACGATGGCTGTGATGTCGTCGCTACCTTGGTTCAGGAACGGCAACCACAGCTTGTCGATCTAATTGGCACCACCGAAGAAACGACGACGGGGATTGTCCGACTGCGGGCGATGTTCCGGGATGGGGTTCTCACCTTCCCAGCGATGAATGTCAATGATGCTGACACCAAGCACGTTTTTTTGACAATCGGTATGGCACGGGGCAGTCCACCCTGGATGGGATTATTCGGGCAACCAATGTGCTGCTAG